A genomic window from Streptomyces sp. NBC_00234 includes:
- a CDS encoding sulfurtransferase TusA family protein, producing MPVRPTAEDTPPPAVVVDAGGEPWERVEPLLTRRVEALPRASVLELLATGPGVHTALPGWCAARGHALSAGPRNGAASVFRIAKNTLPAVPSPPEM from the coding sequence ATGCCCGTACGCCCGACCGCCGAGGACACCCCGCCCCCCGCGGTGGTCGTCGACGCCGGCGGCGAGCCGTGGGAGCGCGTCGAGCCGCTGCTGACGCGGCGCGTGGAGGCGCTTCCCCGCGCGTCGGTGCTGGAGCTCCTCGCCACCGGACCGGGCGTGCACACCGCCCTGCCCGGCTGGTGCGCGGCCCGGGGTCACGCGCTGAGCGCGGGCCCGCGGAACGGTGCCGCCTCGGTGTTCCGGATCGCCAAGAACACACTCCCTGCCGTCCCTTCACCCCCGGAGATGTGA
- a CDS encoding COX15/CtaA family protein — protein sequence MVRVETPLSYIAKRWTPSNEVVRRAALSAVVMSVFIIITGGAVRLTGSGLGCDTWPKCTDDSLFATPEQGLHGAIEFGNRMLTYVLSAAVGWAIIAVRSAKPRRRSLTRLAWSQFWLVMGNAVLGGITVWAGLNPWTVAGHFLLANCLLAVTVITWVRVGEGDGAPRPRAPRPVRGLSWAIVATTVVLIALGTTVTGSGKHAGDSSDVPRMPWDWSAAAHVHAIAAWVVCALAIAMWLALRVVDAPVDTRARARDLLVVLLAQGAIGYVQYFSDVPEILVAVHMLGSSLMWVAVLRLFLSMRERPQVTAGIPAQETPAVTVAS from the coding sequence ATGGTCCGCGTGGAAACCCCCCTCTCCTACATCGCCAAGCGCTGGACTCCGTCCAACGAGGTGGTCCGGCGCGCCGCTCTCTCCGCAGTCGTGATGAGCGTGTTCATCATCATCACGGGTGGGGCCGTCCGGCTGACCGGTTCCGGTCTGGGCTGCGACACCTGGCCCAAGTGCACGGACGACAGCCTCTTCGCCACGCCCGAGCAGGGGCTGCACGGCGCGATCGAGTTCGGCAACCGCATGCTGACCTACGTCCTGTCGGCCGCCGTCGGCTGGGCGATCATCGCGGTGCGCTCCGCCAAGCCCCGCCGTCGCAGTCTCACCCGGCTCGCCTGGTCGCAGTTCTGGCTCGTGATGGGGAACGCCGTCCTCGGCGGTATCACGGTCTGGGCGGGCCTCAACCCGTGGACGGTGGCCGGTCACTTCCTGCTCGCCAACTGCCTGCTCGCGGTCACCGTCATCACCTGGGTGCGGGTCGGCGAGGGCGACGGCGCACCCCGCCCGCGTGCCCCGCGGCCGGTGCGCGGCCTGTCCTGGGCGATCGTCGCCACCACGGTGGTCCTGATCGCTCTCGGCACGACGGTGACCGGTTCGGGCAAGCACGCCGGTGACAGCAGCGACGTACCGCGCATGCCGTGGGACTGGTCCGCCGCCGCACACGTGCACGCCATCGCCGCGTGGGTGGTCTGTGCCCTGGCCATCGCCATGTGGCTGGCGCTGCGGGTGGTGGACGCTCCCGTGGACACCCGGGCGCGCGCCCGCGACCTGCTGGTCGTGCTGCTGGCGCAGGGCGCGATCGGTTACGTGCAGTACTTCAGCGACGTCCCCGAGATCCTGGTGGCCGTCCACATGCTCGGCTCCTCGCTGATGTGGGTCGCCGTGCTCCGCCTGTTCCTGAGCATGCGGGAGCGCCCGCAGGTCACGGCCGGCATCCCCGCGCAGGAGACCCCGGCCGTGACCGTCGCGAGCTGA
- a CDS encoding amidohydrolase, with amino-acid sequence MTDTPPVADLVDQHCHGVLRAELGLATFEAQLSSAASGPAPGTTFFDTQTGFSVRRWCPPLLDLEAHCAPARYLARRRELGVVETTRRLLRATGVATYLVDTGLPGDLTGPAEIASAAGAEAREIVRLEALAEQVADTSGTADTFLVNLAEAVHAASASAVAFTSVAGALHGPARNPRPPGPGEVRTAAGRWLAGREAERRAARSGAGDRRTGCGPPADPVLLGHLLWSAVACGLPLQLHLGTADPMGLAGFAAATAGLGTDLVLLHSYPHHRRAAQLAGAHPHVYADLGPALARTGARADAVLAEALELAPFGKLLFSTGARALPELHVVGARQFREALGRVLGGWVADGAWSRTDAARVAAMIGSGNARRVYRLDC; translated from the coding sequence ATGACCGACACACCGCCCGTGGCGGACCTGGTCGATCAGCACTGCCACGGGGTGCTCCGCGCCGAGCTGGGCCTCGCCACCTTCGAGGCCCAGCTGTCCTCGGCCGCTTCCGGGCCCGCCCCGGGCACCACGTTCTTCGACACCCAGACCGGCTTCTCCGTACGCCGCTGGTGCCCGCCCCTGCTGGACCTGGAAGCGCACTGCGCGCCCGCCCGCTATCTCGCGAGGCGCAGGGAACTGGGCGTCGTGGAGACCACCCGGCGCCTGCTGCGGGCCACCGGTGTCGCCACGTATCTCGTCGACACCGGGCTTCCCGGAGACCTCACGGGGCCCGCCGAGATCGCTTCGGCAGCCGGCGCCGAGGCCCGGGAGATCGTCCGGCTCGAAGCGCTGGCCGAGCAGGTGGCCGACACCTCCGGCACGGCCGACACCTTCCTGGTGAACCTCGCCGAGGCCGTCCACGCGGCCTCCGCGTCCGCGGTCGCCTTCACCTCGGTGGCCGGCGCACTCCACGGCCCGGCCCGGAATCCACGGCCGCCGGGCCCGGGGGAGGTGCGCACCGCGGCCGGCCGGTGGCTCGCCGGCCGGGAGGCGGAACGCCGTGCGGCCCGCAGCGGCGCCGGAGACCGCCGCACCGGCTGCGGTCCGCCGGCCGACCCCGTCCTGCTGGGGCATCTGCTGTGGAGTGCCGTCGCCTGCGGACTGCCGCTGCAGCTCCACCTGGGCACGGCCGACCCGATGGGACTGGCGGGGTTCGCCGCCGCCACCGCCGGTCTCGGCACCGACCTGGTGCTGCTGCACAGCTATCCGCACCACCGGCGCGCCGCCCAGCTGGCGGGCGCCCACCCGCATGTCTACGCGGATCTGGGACCCGCCCTCGCCCGTACGGGAGCGCGCGCCGACGCGGTACTCGCGGAAGCCCTGGAGCTCGCCCCGTTCGGCAAGCTGCTCTTCTCCACCGGGGCGCGGGCACTGCCCGAACTCCACGTGGTCGGGGCGCGGCAGTTCCGCGAGGCACTCGGCCGGGTGCTGGGCGGCTGGGTGGCGGACGGCGCCTGGTCCCGCACGGACGCCGCACGGGTCGCCGCGATGATCGGCTCGGGCAATGCGCGGCGGGTGTACCGGCTGGACTGCTGA
- a CDS encoding heme o synthase, which translates to MCVTAVESRPAGVALTPSPGGHRPFGARIKAFVALTKPRIIELLLITTVPVMFLAAQGVPDLWLVLTTTIGGYLSAGGANALNMYIDRDIDALMDRTSQRPLVTGMVSPVECLVFGISLAVISTVWFGLLVNWLSAALALGALLFYVVVYTMLLKRRTSQNIVWGGIAGCMPVLIGWSAVTNSLSWAAVILFAVIFFWTPPHYWPLSMKVKDDYARVGVPMLPVIASNQVVARQIVLYSWVMVAVSLLLTPLGYTGWFYTAVALLTGGFWLWEAHGLQNRAKSGVTGAKLKEMRLFHWSITYVSLLFVAVAVDPFLR; encoded by the coding sequence GTGTGCGTGACGGCCGTCGAGTCCCGACCCGCAGGGGTCGCCTTGACTCCGAGCCCAGGGGGCCATCGCCCGTTCGGGGCCCGCATCAAGGCATTCGTGGCGCTTACGAAGCCACGAATCATCGAGCTGTTGCTCATCACCACCGTTCCGGTGATGTTCCTGGCTGCTCAAGGTGTTCCAGACCTGTGGCTCGTACTCACTACCACCATCGGCGGATATCTCTCCGCGGGCGGTGCCAACGCGCTGAACATGTACATCGACCGCGACATCGACGCGCTGATGGACCGTACGTCGCAGCGCCCGCTGGTCACCGGCATGGTGAGCCCGGTCGAGTGCCTGGTATTCGGTATCTCCCTCGCGGTGATTTCCACCGTGTGGTTCGGGCTGCTGGTCAACTGGCTCTCGGCGGCACTCGCTCTCGGGGCTCTGCTCTTCTACGTCGTCGTCTACACGATGCTGCTGAAGCGCCGTACCTCGCAGAACATCGTCTGGGGCGGAATCGCCGGCTGCATGCCGGTCCTCATCGGCTGGTCGGCCGTGACCAATTCCCTCTCGTGGGCCGCGGTCATTCTGTTCGCCGTCATCTTCTTCTGGACGCCGCCGCATTACTGGCCGCTGTCGATGAAGGTGAAGGACGACTACGCCCGGGTCGGCGTCCCGATGCTTCCGGTCATCGCCAGCAACCAGGTGGTCGCCCGCCAGATCGTCCTCTACAGCTGGGTGATGGTGGCGGTGTCGCTGCTGCTGACCCCGCTCGGCTACACCGGCTGGTTCTACACGGCGGTGGCCCTGCTGACCGGCGGCTTCTGGCTCTGGGAGGCGCACGGCCTGCAGAACCGGGCCAAGTCCGGAGTGACCGGCGCGAAGCTCAAGGAGATGCGGCTGTTCCACTGGTCCATCACCTATGTGTCGCTCCTCTTCGTGGCCGTCGCGGTGGACCCCTTCCTGCGGTAA
- a CDS encoding ATP-binding protein, whose protein sequence is MIGDEAPPLRIRLLGGFHAEREGAPVVEHWRRPGARTLVKLLALAPEHRMHREQVMEICRPGATPEAARNNLRVALHTARHALQPELPPRSPSAYLLAKGELLMLAPHLVTVDIDEAERAARAALTGALDLVTRAAALEALERELLPEDPYAEWAASRRAELSLLRDRVRHALADAQLAAGQAEEAAGLMERALIRDPEDEGARERLVRAQRVLGRFGGYAPRQSRAEDPDEDAARSGAGPAAVPAPRYAPGAAPRSPSLPAAIRRAPRTPLVGRDHALRVLTAETGGLPPLTLVAGEAGVGKTRLAGEAARAAHRRGTLVLWGTAHEAEGRTPYGPWADALHAHLAGRPTAERAAIRAAHPELAALVPELGAPVPAVAGPEEERSRLFHAVSGVLTDFARDRPGGVLVVLDDLHDTDLGSLQLLYHLARTTGSQNRRFIAAFREEDLGSVPARRRILDAALGQGLARRLELMRLGEADCARLVAGLAGGLAATDSRLADVFRLSAGNPLFASELAGLIDHGLPSPAAADLGGIGLPEAVRSTVDARLARLSPSARAVVDVLATAGGDVPLSEVIEVAGAALHPPLPPAACAGALDEILVAGLAEERDVVAGGRPVPGYTFRHPLVRLACYGRLTAARRRVLHGAHGDAALGRRREAVDTLALHFVRADDPRAVHWVRRAARRAAALYANDSADRYYRELITLLDASDESAAGAEARHEHALVLRRLARYPEAESALRAALRTRSRAGDHDDAVRTAAALAELLCRAGHVREARTMLDGTPLPEVPLTTATKAVYALATGVVDLHLGRYGSGLAAALRAEEIARGLDPGVVGDENPELLRGRAVGNRAVCLALLGRTDEAEEASRQSLVHAEAAGDAGLLTTVLSMLSQLALDAGRHEEARTFRHRSLRLAERGGDPALIAFERGSLARIDLATGDLAAARAGAAGAIDLVRPFGISWCLAFALAHLVEICLHCGELDEAQEALEECAQLAAESGDAQALDAVRRLTGQLAEARAEQVRTPNSAHPGAC, encoded by the coding sequence GTGATCGGTGACGAGGCGCCTCCGCTGCGCATACGGCTGCTCGGCGGCTTCCACGCCGAGCGCGAGGGCGCCCCCGTGGTGGAACACTGGCGCCGGCCGGGGGCCCGTACCCTCGTCAAACTGCTCGCCCTCGCGCCGGAACACCGGATGCACCGCGAGCAGGTCATGGAGATCTGCCGGCCCGGGGCGACCCCCGAAGCCGCCAGGAACAACCTCCGCGTCGCGCTGCACACCGCCCGTCACGCCCTCCAGCCCGAACTGCCGCCGCGCAGCCCCTCCGCCTACCTGCTGGCCAAGGGCGAACTCCTGATGCTCGCGCCGCACCTGGTCACCGTCGACATCGACGAGGCCGAACGCGCGGCGCGCGCCGCCCTGACCGGAGCCCTCGACCTCGTCACGCGGGCCGCCGCCCTCGAAGCACTCGAACGCGAACTCCTGCCGGAGGACCCCTACGCCGAGTGGGCCGCCTCGCGCCGCGCCGAACTGAGCCTGCTGCGCGACCGGGTCCGCCACGCACTGGCCGACGCCCAGCTCGCGGCCGGGCAGGCGGAGGAGGCGGCCGGTCTGATGGAGCGCGCCCTGATCAGGGACCCCGAGGACGAGGGAGCCAGAGAACGGCTGGTCAGGGCCCAGCGAGTGCTCGGCCGATTCGGCGGGTACGCCCCCCGGCAGTCCCGTGCGGAGGATCCCGACGAAGACGCCGCCCGATCCGGGGCCGGTCCTGCCGCGGTGCCGGCCCCCCGGTACGCACCCGGCGCCGCGCCGCGGTCCCCGTCGCTCCCCGCCGCGATCCGCAGGGCCCCGCGCACCCCGCTCGTCGGCCGCGACCACGCACTGCGGGTCCTGACGGCGGAGACCGGCGGTCTGCCACCGCTCACCCTCGTCGCGGGCGAGGCGGGCGTCGGCAAGACCCGGCTGGCCGGCGAGGCCGCCCGCGCCGCCCACCGGCGGGGAACACTCGTCCTGTGGGGCACCGCCCACGAGGCGGAGGGCCGCACCCCGTACGGACCGTGGGCCGACGCGCTGCACGCGCATCTGGCCGGCCGGCCCACCGCGGAACGTGCCGCGATCCGTGCCGCCCACCCCGAACTGGCCGCCCTGGTCCCGGAGCTCGGTGCGCCGGTACCGGCCGTCGCCGGGCCGGAGGAGGAACGCTCCCGGCTCTTCCACGCGGTCTCCGGTGTGCTCACCGACTTCGCCCGTGACCGGCCCGGTGGCGTCCTCGTCGTACTCGACGACCTGCACGACACTGATCTGGGCTCCCTCCAGCTCCTCTACCACCTGGCCCGCACCACGGGGTCCCAGAACCGCCGGTTCATCGCGGCGTTCCGGGAGGAGGACCTCGGTTCGGTCCCGGCCCGCCGCCGTATCCTCGACGCCGCCCTCGGCCAGGGGCTGGCCCGTCGGCTGGAGCTCATGCGGCTGGGCGAGGCCGACTGCGCGCGCCTCGTCGCCGGTCTGGCCGGCGGGCTCGCGGCGACCGACAGCCGCCTCGCCGACGTCTTCCGCCTCTCGGCGGGCAATCCGCTGTTCGCCTCGGAACTCGCCGGACTGATCGACCACGGACTGCCCTCCCCGGCGGCGGCCGACCTCGGCGGCATCGGTCTGCCCGAGGCCGTACGCTCCACCGTCGATGCGCGCCTGGCCCGGCTCTCCCCCTCGGCCCGTGCCGTGGTCGATGTCCTGGCCACGGCGGGCGGCGACGTGCCGTTGTCCGAGGTGATCGAGGTCGCCGGGGCGGCGCTGCACCCGCCGCTGCCCCCCGCGGCCTGCGCCGGGGCGCTCGACGAGATCCTCGTCGCCGGACTCGCCGAGGAACGCGATGTGGTGGCCGGCGGACGGCCCGTCCCCGGATACACCTTCCGGCACCCGCTGGTCCGGCTGGCCTGCTACGGCCGGCTCACCGCCGCGCGCCGCCGCGTCCTGCACGGCGCCCACGGCGACGCCGCCCTGGGCCGGCGCCGCGAGGCGGTCGACACGCTCGCCCTGCACTTCGTACGGGCCGACGACCCGCGCGCGGTGCACTGGGTGCGCCGGGCGGCCCGGCGGGCGGCGGCGCTGTACGCCAACGACAGTGCCGACCGCTACTACCGCGAACTGATCACTCTGCTCGACGCCTCGGACGAGAGCGCGGCGGGAGCGGAGGCCCGGCACGAACACGCCCTCGTACTCCGGCGGCTGGCCCGGTACCCGGAGGCGGAGAGCGCCCTGCGCGCGGCGCTGCGCACCCGGTCCCGTGCGGGGGACCACGACGACGCCGTACGCACTGCGGCAGCCCTCGCGGAACTGCTCTGCCGGGCGGGGCACGTGCGTGAGGCCCGCACCATGCTCGACGGCACACCGCTGCCCGAGGTGCCCCTGACCACGGCGACGAAAGCCGTGTACGCGCTGGCGACGGGCGTCGTCGACCTCCATCTCGGACGGTACGGGTCGGGTCTGGCGGCGGCCCTGCGCGCGGAGGAGATCGCCCGCGGGCTCGACCCCGGCGTCGTCGGCGACGAGAACCCCGAGCTGTTGCGGGGGCGGGCCGTCGGCAACCGCGCCGTGTGCCTGGCGCTGCTGGGACGTACCGACGAGGCCGAGGAGGCGTCCCGGCAGTCACTCGTGCACGCCGAGGCGGCCGGGGACGCGGGTCTGCTCACCACGGTGCTCTCCATGCTCAGCCAACTCGCCCTGGACGCGGGCCGGCACGAGGAGGCACGGACCTTCCGGCACCGTTCCCTGCGGCTTGCCGAGCGCGGCGGCGACCCCGCCCTGATCGCCTTCGAACGCGGCAGCCTGGCCAGGATCGACCTCGCCACGGGAGACCTGGCCGCAGCCCGGGCCGGGGCGGCAGGCGCGATCGATCTGGTCCGGCCCTTCGGGATCAGCTGGTGCCTTGCCTTCGCGCTGGCCCACCTGGTCGAGATCTGCCTGCACTGCGGCGAGTTGGACGAGGCCCAGGAGGCGCTGGAGGAGTGCGCGCAGCTCGCCGCGGAGAGCGGTGACGCGCAGGCCCTGGACGCCGTACGCCGGCTCACCGGCCAACTCGCCGAAGCCCGCGCCGAACAGGTCCGAACGCCGAATTCCGCCCATCCGGGGGCCTGTTAA
- a CDS encoding S8 family serine peptidase, producing the protein MRPSRPPSRRRIRLGALLAAALAVTTVMQGGGAAGAGPAPAGTPAAPPAGARSHTLPLITGDTVRVWQLPGGKRGAVLEPGPGRAGTQAITTDRNGSLSVVPLDAWALLQSGRLDTALFDIDTLEAQGLRNGGELPLIVDYPSSGARSLTAATVPEGLENSHRLESIGAIAGTADRAGAVDLWKDLTAESGPAAATARTTLSGGVSRVWLDRMVKASLDRSVPQIGAPEAWQAGYDGKGVKVAVLDTGVDPTHPDVKDALVESRNFTPDADAVDHYGHGTHVAATVAGSGAASGGRLKGVAPGAQILNGKVLADRGGGQASWIIEGMEWAAASGADIISMSLGGPAGRVDAGDPMVEAVDRISKDSGTLFVIASGNDSGAVSTPGVADSALTVGAVDKQDVLAAFSNFGPRLGDSALKPDITAPGVGIVAARAAGTSLGTLVGDQYTTLSGTSMATPHVAGAAALLAQQHPDWTGQQLKAALMSSAEPSSAVTAWKQGAGRADVARAVRQNVTVDGNVSFGLLPFARPYAKAERTLTYRNQGDGPVTLDLSADFARTSGGAGKAGLVLSADRIEIPAGGATDVTASFAPQSGDQGSWAGRITATAADGVRVTAAVGGVVQTPISRLSVTGTDRAGAPAAGASGWLVMNLDTDSVEYRSFDAEGRDHQDLPAGRYSVWSWIVTPGKDGGAPSLSLDPVPDLTVGEDPISLDFDARDDVRLSVVTPRSTDRRELTVGVFRTDSSGQRFLTQYFGAGAASDVYVQPGGTAVSVGNFELTSQWFLTEAGKSPADASYTYDLMFAEKRKVGQDLSYRPDSTNTATVRARYFAPGGPETAKVEHQSRMLMRPYGTYINISGRMVTLGKERTEYLTADRLVSFQDKVTVSGADGSYRTSAYDGNRSYTPGAKEDMDYFGPVVRPALDTTGTYQPYRLKDTLAVHVPEWVDGSDQHRTRAVGAYDRTAGRIYRNGELLRSGAGIWGLTATTPEKASYRMELDVDRTASWWTRSTSTRTAWTFVSERPADGVKAGIPLLSADYSLPSVRMDGTVPEGHAVPFTVGMRRPAGAPEPTVGELTVEVSYDGGTTWTAAPGERDGNRLTGAITPPKEGLGDGFVALRVKAADTEGNAFEQTVLRAVQYAAK; encoded by the coding sequence ATGAGACCCTCACGACCCCCTTCCCGTCGTCGCATACGGCTGGGCGCCCTGCTCGCCGCGGCCCTGGCCGTCACCACGGTGATGCAGGGCGGCGGTGCGGCGGGCGCCGGGCCCGCGCCCGCCGGCACTCCCGCAGCCCCGCCCGCCGGGGCGAGGTCGCACACCCTTCCGCTGATCACGGGCGACACCGTGCGGGTCTGGCAGCTGCCGGGCGGCAAGCGGGGGGCCGTGCTGGAGCCCGGCCCGGGCCGGGCGGGCACCCAGGCGATCACCACGGACCGGAACGGCTCGCTGTCCGTGGTGCCGCTGGACGCATGGGCGTTGCTGCAGTCCGGGCGCCTGGACACGGCCCTCTTCGACATCGACACCCTCGAAGCCCAGGGCCTTCGCAACGGCGGCGAGCTGCCGCTCATCGTCGACTACCCGTCGTCCGGGGCCCGTTCCCTGACCGCGGCCACGGTCCCCGAGGGCCTGGAGAACAGCCACCGACTGGAGAGCATCGGCGCGATCGCGGGTACGGCCGACCGTGCGGGAGCCGTCGACCTGTGGAAGGACCTGACCGCGGAGAGCGGCCCGGCAGCCGCCACCGCGCGCACCACACTCTCCGGCGGTGTCAGCCGGGTGTGGCTGGACCGCATGGTGAAGGCATCGCTCGACCGGTCGGTGCCGCAGATAGGCGCGCCCGAGGCATGGCAGGCCGGGTACGACGGCAAGGGTGTCAAGGTCGCCGTGCTCGACACGGGCGTCGACCCCACCCACCCGGACGTCAAGGACGCGCTCGTCGAGAGCCGCAACTTCACTCCTGACGCGGACGCCGTCGACCACTACGGGCACGGCACCCATGTCGCCGCCACCGTCGCGGGCAGCGGGGCGGCCTCCGGCGGACGGCTCAAGGGCGTGGCTCCCGGAGCGCAGATCCTGAACGGCAAGGTGCTCGCGGACCGAGGGGGCGGTCAGGCCTCATGGATCATCGAGGGAATGGAGTGGGCCGCTGCCTCCGGGGCCGACATCATCTCCATGAGTCTGGGCGGCCCGGCCGGCCGCGTGGACGCCGGTGACCCGATGGTCGAGGCCGTCGACCGGATCAGCAAGGACAGCGGCACCCTGTTCGTCATCGCGTCCGGTAACGACAGCGGTGCGGTCTCCACGCCCGGCGTCGCGGACTCGGCGCTCACCGTCGGGGCCGTCGACAAGCAGGACGTGCTCGCGGCCTTCTCGAACTTCGGCCCCCGGCTCGGTGACTCGGCGCTCAAGCCCGACATCACCGCTCCCGGCGTCGGCATCGTCGCCGCTCGCGCCGCGGGCACCAGCCTCGGCACCCTGGTCGGTGACCAGTACACGACCCTCAGCGGTACGTCGATGGCGACCCCGCACGTCGCCGGGGCCGCCGCCCTCCTCGCCCAGCAGCACCCCGACTGGACGGGACAGCAGCTCAAGGCTGCCCTGATGTCCTCCGCCGAGCCCAGCAGCGCGGTCACCGCGTGGAAGCAGGGCGCGGGCCGGGCGGACGTCGCCCGGGCGGTGCGCCAGAACGTCACCGTGGACGGCAACGTCTCCTTCGGGCTGCTGCCGTTCGCCAGGCCCTACGCGAAGGCGGAGCGCACCCTGACCTACCGCAATCAGGGTGACGGGCCGGTGACCCTGGATCTGAGCGCCGACTTCGCGCGGACGAGCGGCGGGGCCGGCAAGGCCGGTCTCGTCCTGTCCGCCGACCGGATCGAGATCCCCGCGGGCGGCGCAACAGACGTCACCGCCTCGTTCGCACCGCAGAGCGGTGACCAGGGCAGCTGGGCCGGCAGGATCACCGCCACCGCGGCCGACGGGGTGCGCGTCACCGCCGCGGTCGGCGGCGTCGTTCAGACCCCGATCAGCCGGCTCTCCGTCACCGGCACGGACCGTGCGGGCGCACCCGCGGCAGGCGCGTCCGGCTGGCTCGTCATGAACCTCGACACCGACTCGGTCGAGTACCGCTCCTTCGACGCCGAGGGCAGGGACCACCAGGACCTGCCGGCCGGCCGGTACAGCGTCTGGTCGTGGATCGTCACCCCGGGCAAGGACGGCGGGGCACCCTCGCTCAGCCTCGACCCGGTGCCCGATCTGACCGTCGGTGAAGACCCGATCTCGCTCGATTTCGACGCCCGCGACGACGTGCGGCTGTCCGTCGTGACTCCGCGGTCCACCGACCGCAGGGAACTCACCGTCGGTGTCTTCCGCACGGACTCCTCCGGGCAGCGCTTCCTCACCCAGTACTTCGGTGCGGGGGCGGCGAGCGACGTCTACGTCCAGCCGGGCGGGACGGCCGTGAGCGTCGGCAACTTCGAGCTGACCAGCCAGTGGTTCCTCACCGAGGCGGGCAAGTCGCCCGCCGACGCCTCGTACACGTACGACCTGATGTTCGCCGAGAAGAGGAAGGTCGGCCAGGACCTGAGCTACCGCCCGGACAGCACCAACACCGCCACCGTGCGCGCCCGCTACTTCGCGCCGGGAGGCCCGGAGACGGCAAAGGTCGAACACCAGTCCCGGATGCTCATGCGCCCCTACGGCACGTACATCAATATCTCGGGACGCATGGTCACCCTGGGCAAGGAGCGGACCGAGTACCTGACGGCCGACCGGCTGGTCTCCTTCCAGGACAAGGTCACTGTCAGCGGCGCCGACGGTTCCTATCGGACGTCGGCGTACGACGGCAATCGCAGCTATACACCCGGTGCCAAGGAGGACATGGACTACTTCGGCCCCGTGGTGCGGCCCGCCCTGGACACCACGGGGACCTACCAGCCGTACCGGCTCAAGGACACCTTGGCGGTGCACGTACCGGAATGGGTGGACGGCTCCGACCAGCATCGGACCCGGGCCGTGGGCGCGTACGACAGGACTGCCGGACGCATCTACCGCAATGGTGAACTGCTGCGGAGCGGGGCGGGCATCTGGGGCCTGACGGCCACCACGCCCGAGAAGGCCTCCTACCGGATGGAGCTCGACGTCGACCGCACCGCGTCCTGGTGGACCCGGTCCACCTCGACGCGCACGGCCTGGACGTTCGTCTCCGAGCGCCCGGCCGACGGAGTGAAGGCGGGAATCCCGCTGCTGTCGGCGGACTACTCGCTGCCCTCGGTCCGGATGGACGGCACCGTGCCGGAAGGCCACGCCGTACCGTTCACCGTCGGCATGCGGCGCCCGGCCGGAGCGCCGGAGCCGACGGTCGGGGAGCTGACGGTCGAGGTCTCGTACGACGGGGGTACGACCTGGACCGCGGCACCCGGTGAACGCGACGGGAACCGGCTCACCGGCGCGATCACCCCCCCGAAGGAGGGCCTGGGCGACGGCTTCGTGGCCCTGCGGGTGAAGGCGGCCGACACCGAGGGCAACGCGTTCGAGCAGACCGTGCTGCGCGCGGTCCAGTACGCCGCGAAGTAG